A segment of the Chitinophagaceae bacterium genome:
TACCAGGCCATGCAGTTATTAGCTGAAGTATATATCAGGGCAGGAAAACCAGATCTTGCAGAAGCACAATGCGATGCAATCATCAATAGCGGCAAGTATGCACTTACCAATGCACGTTATGGAGTTAAAGCAACTGTTAACGGCGATTATTTCAGTGATATGTTCTGGTATGGAAACCAGCGCCGCTACCAGGGAAACAGAGAAGCTATCTGGGTAATGGAACAGGAAAATCCAACTACTATCCCGGGCGGTATTACCAATAACCCGCAGCAACGCCGTAACTGGGGTGCTGCTTATTACCAGATTACCGGCATGACTATTTGCGATTCATTAGGAGGAAGAGGTATTGCCCGTATGCGCTTAACCAACTGGGTTGCTTATGACTTGTATGAAACAACTGATATGCGTAACTCGCATTACAACCTGCGCAGGAAATTTTATTATAACACTGTTGGTAATGCTAACTATGGTCAGCAGGTGCCTTACACAGGAGCAGATACTGTTTTCAAAATTGCACCTCATACAACCAAATGGTATGAGTATAACCCGAATGATGTGTTTGGTTTTGCGATGGTGAACAAAGATTTTATCCTGATGCGTTTGGGTGAAACATATTTGCTGAAAGCAGAAGCTCAGTTTAAACAAGCTAAATTAACTGAAGCTGCCACAACCATTAATATTATCAGGGCAAGGGCCAATGCAACTCCGGTTACAGGTGCCCAGATTACTCTTGATTTTATTCTTGATGAAAGAGCAAGAGAATTGCTGGCAGAAGAAAACAGGAGAATGACCTTGATGCGTACAGGAACTCTTGTTGACAGGGTAACAAGATTCAATACACAAACCATTAACCCGGTGATTGGTATTTCAGCAAAAAATTTATTGATGCCAATACCTTTAAATGAAATAAATTTAAATAAAGACGCTGTCCTGGACCAAAATACAGGATATTAATCAGTAGCAGTCGTTTAGGTCAAAAAACCGGGAAGCCTTCTGGTTTCCCGGTATTTTTTATTGTTCAGTTTGAAACAGACAGATTTCGTGAATGAATAAATGGATTGCCATAGCCGTTTTCTCTTTTGTTATACAGGTTGTAAATGCGCAATCAGTGAAAAAAACTACACTTGTTGATGTAGATTTTGGCTGGGCACATAATTCAGTGAATACGGTCGTCTTCAGAAAAAATTCATTAGTTACATGGAAGGATACACAGTTCATTGCATTTTATAATGAACAGCAGTTTGTAGTTATAGGGAAGAGAAAAACCGGAACAGCAAACTGGCTGCTTCAGCAAACTGTTTATAAAGGCAATACAGCAGATGCACACAATATGATCAGTATCATGATTGATGGCACAGGGTATCTGCATCTTTCATGGGATCATCATAACAACTCATTGAATTACTGTAAAAGCAATAAGCCCGGTTCACTGGAGATGACAGATAAAATTTCCATGACAGGATTAAATGAA
Coding sequences within it:
- a CDS encoding RagB/SusD family nutrient uptake outer membrane protein; amino-acid sequence: MKKNKFILIALIISMQVFYISCKKDFLKEELFSSYSPVTLTDSLGFEASAVGLYNHLSTFFSYSDPQGWPSVWHAGTDIAFVPPTQKQGIEVPYYDYTQLISTDGAASYTWSWAYRMINNANIIIKNAEDPSVAGMSEANKKSMAAEAKFFRAYAYNILATCYGKVPLVTEPLTAPKTDFTRAALADVNNLTIADLVYAAANLPEPGAFGSKTNANGKPTARANRYQAMQLLAEVYIRAGKPDLAEAQCDAIINSGKYALTNARYGVKATVNGDYFSDMFWYGNQRRYQGNREAIWVMEQENPTTIPGGITNNPQQRRNWGAAYYQITGMTICDSLGGRGIARMRLTNWVAYDLYETTDMRNSHYNLRRKFYYNTVGNANYGQQVPYTGADTVFKIAPHTTKWYEYNPNDVFGFAMVNKDFILMRLGETYLLKAEAQFKQAKLTEAATTINIIRARANATPVTGAQITLDFILDERARELLAEENRRMTLMRTGTLVDRVTRFNTQTINPVIGISAKNLLMPIPLNEINLNKDAVLDQNTGY